One part of the Arabidopsis thaliana chromosome 1 sequence genome encodes these proteins:
- a CDS encoding Trm112p-like protein (Trm112p-like protein; CONTAINS InterPro DOMAIN/s: Protein of unknown function DUF343 (InterPro:IPR005651); BEST Arabidopsis thaliana protein match is: Trm112p-like protein (TAIR:AT1G78190.1); Has 419 Blast hits to 419 proteins in 198 species: Archae - 0; Bacteria - 0; Metazoa - 151; Fungi - 129; Plants - 62; Viruses - 0; Other Eukaryotes - 77 (source: NCBI BLink).), with translation MRLITHNMLSCNIKGVTSGFPLRIEAGNVIEKEVDFNPDFIRHMFAKIEWKALVEGARSMGYAELPEESPDAAVLKSDEPFLKKLHHALLELHLEEGALVCPETGRKFPVNKGIPNMLLHEDEV, from the coding sequence ATGAGGTTGATAACGCACAACATGCTTTCCTGCAACATCAAAGGAGTCACCAGTGGATTTCCTCTACGGATCGAAGCTGGGAACGTGATTGAGAAGGAAGTCGATTTCAATCCCGATTTTATCAGGCACATGTTCGCGAAGATTGAGTGGAAAGCTCTGGTGGAAGGTGCGCGTTCCATGGGATACGCTGAGTTACCGGAGGAATCTCCGGACGCCGCGGTGCTGAAATCAGATGAGCCCTTCCTTAAGAAACTCCACCACGCGTTGCTCGAGCTCCACCTTGAGGAAGGCGCGCTTGTTTGCCCTGAGACTGGACGGAAGTTTCCGGTTAATAAAGGAATCCCAAATATGCTTCTCCATGAAGA